The following are encoded in a window of Bacteroidales bacterium genomic DNA:
- a CDS encoding type III pantothenate kinase has translation MTKLVLDIGNSFQKAAIFSNNDMVYFESAENIYVSLESLFCKFHPASAIIASVVEKNKALINLLNSKCPTLICNGQIPTPLTNKYLTPETLGGDRLAAAVAGNQMFPAKNLLVVDAGTCIKYDFVRADATYLGGSIAPGIQMRFNALHTFTGKLPLVERTENTPLTGKNTTQSILSGVLNGTVAEVDGIIYKYNEQYSDIKVVLTGGDADYLAGKLKSKIFAIPNMVLIGLKIILDYNDKEK, from the coding sequence ATGACTAAACTAGTCCTTGATATAGGAAATTCTTTTCAAAAAGCTGCCATATTTTCTAATAATGATATGGTTTATTTTGAATCTGCTGAAAACATTTATGTAAGCCTTGAAAGCCTTTTTTGCAAATTTCATCCTGCTTCTGCAATTATAGCCTCCGTAGTTGAAAAAAATAAAGCATTAATAAACCTTTTAAATTCAAAATGCCCTACCCTTATTTGCAACGGACAAATTCCCACACCCCTGACTAACAAATATTTAACTCCGGAAACACTAGGAGGAGACAGGTTGGCGGCGGCTGTTGCAGGAAACCAAATGTTCCCTGCAAAAAACCTGCTGGTAGTTGATGCCGGAACATGTATCAAATATGATTTTGTTCGTGCCGATGCAACATATCTCGGCGGTTCTATTGCTCCCGGAATACAAATGAGATTTAATGCCCTGCATACTTTTACTGGAAAACTTCCGTTAGTTGAACGAACAGAAAATACCCCATTGACAGGAAAAAACACAACACAGTCTATTTTATCCGGAGTGCTGAACGGTACTGTTGCTGAAGTGGACGGTATTATTTATAAGTATAATGAACAGTATTCGGATATAAAGGTGGTGTTAACCGGAGGAGATGCAGATTATTTGGCTGGCAAACTAAAAAGTAAGATATTTGCAATCCCGAATATGGTGTTGATTGGGTTAAAAATAATTCTTGATTATAATGATAAAGAAAAATAA
- the tilS gene encoding tRNA lysidine(34) synthetase TilS, translated as MLSKFLKHIKQSGLCCETDKILLTVSGGIDSMVMAELFLQGGYHVAIAHCNFALRGNESDHDELFVRNYAKRKKIKYFVKSFDTSAYAKQNKLSIQEAARKLRYSWFEALRKEIHYDYIATAHHADDQIESFFVNLIRGTSIRGLTGIPEKQNHVIRPLLPFFRNELEDYACKHKICFCSDSSNSEDKYLRNKIRLKLLPVLEKIQPEYRKTILECMCRLKNTETIYHHYLESNSPLFVSENGNITLPLEFLKTNTPCSHLLYEYISPYGFNKFVCEDICRTLNNISGKIFYSQTHRLIKDRDYLIIEQIKKPQEAETFLIEKQIKKISEPLVLHLKKIKNTNSEKTNKAKTTALLDYDKLLFPLSLRRWKKGDIFYPLGMKNKKKLSDFFSDNKFSIVEKSNTWILCSGNKIIWIVGHRIDNRFKITPSTHTILEIKWLK; from the coding sequence ATGCTGTCAAAATTTCTTAAACATATAAAACAGAGCGGATTATGTTGCGAAACGGATAAGATATTGCTTACTGTAAGCGGCGGGATTGACTCCATGGTGATGGCAGAACTTTTTTTACAAGGAGGCTATCATGTTGCAATAGCGCATTGTAATTTTGCATTAAGGGGAAATGAATCCGACCATGACGAACTTTTTGTCAGAAACTATGCAAAAAGAAAAAAAATAAAATACTTTGTAAAAAGTTTTGACACCTCAGCTTATGCAAAACAAAACAAATTATCCATACAGGAAGCTGCAAGAAAACTGCGCTATAGCTGGTTTGAAGCACTAAGAAAAGAAATTCATTACGATTATATTGCCACAGCACATCATGCTGACGACCAAATAGAGTCTTTTTTTGTGAATCTTATTCGCGGAACAAGTATCCGCGGGCTAACGGGAATACCCGAAAAGCAAAACCACGTTATACGGCCACTTTTACCTTTTTTCAGAAATGAGCTCGAAGATTATGCCTGTAAACACAAAATATGTTTTTGTTCCGATTCGTCAAACTCCGAAGACAAATACCTGCGAAACAAAATAAGGCTGAAGCTTCTCCCCGTACTCGAAAAAATTCAACCCGAATATAGAAAAACCATTTTGGAGTGCATGTGCAGGCTAAAAAACACTGAAACGATTTATCATCATTATCTCGAAAGCAACTCCCCTTTGTTTGTTTCTGAAAACGGAAATATTACACTTCCTCTGGAATTTCTGAAAACAAATACACCATGCTCCCACCTTCTCTATGAATATATTTCTCCTTATGGTTTCAACAAGTTTGTTTGCGAAGACATCTGCCGAACACTTAACAATATTTCAGGCAAAATTTTTTATTCCCAAACTCATCGCCTGATAAAAGACAGAGATTATCTTATTATAGAACAAATAAAAAAACCTCAGGAAGCTGAGACTTTTCTAATAGAAAAACAGATAAAAAAAATATCAGAGCCTCTTGTGCTTCACTTGAAGAAAATAAAAAATACAAACTCTGAAAAAACAAACAAAGCAAAAACTACCGCCCTGCTTGATTATGATAAATTACTATTTCCACTAAGCTTGCGCAGATGGAAGAAAGGTGATATTTTTTATCCTTTGGGCATGAAAAACAAAAAAAAACTCAGTGATTTTTTTAGTGATAATAAATTTTCTATTGTTGAAAAATCAAATACCTGGATTTTGTGTTCGGGAAACAAAATTATTTGGATTGTTGGCCATAGAATTGACAACCGTTTTAAAATTACTCCATCCACACATACTATTTTAGAAATAAAATGGTTAAAATAA
- the lptC gene encoding LPS export ABC transporter periplasmic protein LptC, which produces MNYLLHKTFIVFICIALLLSVSCKNKLEDINAITFADTFPIEAGKNIEIIYSENAQIQTVLKAPEYFRYGGKNPYSEMPKGIDATFYDSSMKVKTRLTSKYAIKYDNKNTMEAKNDVVVINEKGEQLNTEHLIWNEKERKIYTDVFVKITTSDKVFYGDGMDADDSFIKWVIRKPRGTFYINTEDSETE; this is translated from the coding sequence ATGAATTATTTGTTGCACAAGACATTTATTGTCTTTATTTGCATTGCATTGCTTTTGTCTGTATCTTGTAAAAACAAACTTGAAGATATAAATGCTATCACCTTCGCAGATACTTTTCCGATAGAAGCTGGAAAGAATATTGAAATAATTTACAGCGAAAATGCACAAATACAAACGGTATTAAAAGCTCCGGAATATTTCAGGTATGGAGGGAAAAATCCTTACTCCGAAATGCCTAAAGGTATTGATGCTACCTTTTATGATTCTTCTATGAAAGTTAAAACACGTTTAACATCAAAGTATGCCATAAAATATGATAATAAAAACACGATGGAAGCCAAAAATGACGTGGTTGTTATAAATGAAAAAGGTGAACAACTGAATACAGAACACCTTATTTGGAATGAAAAAGAAAGAAAAATTTATACAGATGTTTTTGTTAAAATTACCACAAGCGACAAAGTATTTTATGGTGATGGAATGGATGCCGATGATTCCTTTATAAAATGGGTCATCAGAAAACCCCGCGGAACATTTTATATTAACACAGAAGATTCTGAAACAGAATAA
- a CDS encoding thioredoxin family protein has translation MKKLKLFFVFAVFVLSIFNAGAQILNPVKWSYEVKPLENNPAEIILKAKIDEGWNLYAMEVPTGGPLPTEIKFTAARSYKTQGKIITTPKPTEVYDEMFEMKIGKWKKNVSFMQKIIVSGNKDFTINVDIEYMVCNDNSCIPLSENLKIKVEVSKFKMSENNTVPDTTAANTPVIDSSAKTNDSLKTDTASVIQTSEKEKQDGKSIWLIFLFGLGAGFLALLTPCVWPVIPMTVSFFLNKTQSRRSAIRESIIYGLTIIVVYVALGLAISLIFGPDALGKLATSPVFNLFFFALMIVFAIAFFGVFELTLPSRWTSALDKKSEQSGGLIGVFFMGITLVLVSFSCTGPILGALLVETASSANFLSPLMGMLGFSIAMAIPFMLLAVFPSWLKSMPKSGGWMNSVKVVLAFLMLAFSLKFFVTADTVAGWHIMSRELFLAIWITIFVMMGFYLLGKIKMAHDSELKHIGVFRLFLAMTSFVIALILIPGLWGAPLKSISGFMPSITTQSFNLNKQAVAVSDNTDKSLYKDYNTKEGAYGLVHFLDYRQGIEFAKKQNKPVLLDFSGLGCTNCKKMEASVWGEDKVLPLLKKEYVIITLYTDDREELPESEKYVSVVSGKERSIKTYGQKWSDMQAEYYGVNAQPYYVLLDPFTEIKDKNMVNTAKLSEPSAYDADVENYAAFLQKGVDEFKKRHL, from the coding sequence ATGAAAAAACTAAAATTATTTTTTGTTTTTGCTGTTTTTGTTTTGAGCATTTTCAATGCAGGGGCACAAATTCTGAATCCCGTAAAATGGTCTTATGAAGTAAAGCCTCTTGAAAACAATCCTGCAGAAATCATATTGAAGGCTAAAATTGATGAAGGATGGAATCTTTATGCCATGGAGGTACCCACGGGTGGCCCGCTGCCGACAGAAATTAAATTTACGGCTGCGAGAAGTTACAAAACTCAGGGTAAAATCATAACAACGCCCAAGCCAACAGAAGTATATGATGAAATGTTTGAGATGAAAATCGGAAAATGGAAAAAGAATGTCTCTTTCATGCAAAAAATTATCGTTTCAGGCAATAAAGATTTTACCATAAATGTGGACATAGAATACATGGTATGTAATGACAATAGTTGTATTCCCTTATCAGAAAATCTTAAAATTAAAGTTGAAGTTTCAAAATTTAAGATGTCAGAAAACAATACCGTTCCTGACACAACAGCTGCCAATACACCTGTTATTGACAGCAGCGCAAAAACAAATGATTCTCTGAAAACCGATACTGCTTCTGTAATACAAACTTCTGAAAAAGAAAAACAAGATGGAAAATCAATTTGGCTGATTTTTCTTTTTGGGCTGGGAGCCGGATTTCTGGCACTGCTGACACCTTGTGTTTGGCCAGTGATTCCTATGACCGTAAGTTTCTTTTTAAACAAAACACAATCAAGGCGTAGCGCCATTCGTGAATCGATAATATACGGACTGACCATCATTGTGGTGTATGTGGCTCTCGGGCTGGCAATTTCTTTAATTTTCGGCCCCGATGCTTTGGGAAAACTCGCAACCAGCCCTGTCTTTAATCTCTTCTTCTTTGCACTTATGATTGTTTTTGCCATTGCTTTTTTTGGTGTTTTTGAATTAACCCTGCCAAGTAGGTGGACCAGTGCTCTTGATAAAAAAAGCGAACAAAGCGGGGGCCTCATCGGAGTATTTTTTATGGGCATTACTTTAGTGTTGGTTTCTTTTTCCTGTACGGGTCCTATACTAGGCGCTTTATTAGTAGAGACTGCTTCTTCGGCTAACTTTTTATCTCCCCTGATGGGAATGCTTGGTTTTTCCATTGCTATGGCTATCCCTTTTATGTTGCTGGCCGTTTTCCCATCCTGGCTCAAATCCATGCCAAAATCCGGCGGCTGGATGAACTCAGTAAAAGTAGTGCTGGCCTTCCTGATGCTTGCCTTCTCGTTAAAATTTTTTGTAACTGCCGATACCGTTGCGGGGTGGCACATTATGTCGCGTGAACTCTTTCTGGCAATCTGGATAACCATATTTGTCATGATGGGATTTTATCTGCTGGGAAAAATAAAAATGGCGCACGACAGCGAGCTGAAACATATTGGTGTCTTCAGATTATTTCTCGCCATGACAAGTTTTGTTATTGCCTTGATTTTAATACCCGGCCTGTGGGGGGCACCGCTAAAATCCATCAGCGGATTTATGCCTTCGATTACCACACAGTCATTTAATTTAAATAAGCAAGCAGTTGCTGTCTCTGATAATACCGATAAATCCTTATACAAAGATTACAATACCAAAGAAGGTGCTTACGGCCTGGTTCATTTTCTGGATTACCGGCAGGGCATTGAATTTGCCAAAAAGCAAAACAAACCCGTATTGCTCGATTTTTCCGGCCTGGGATGCACCAATTGCAAAAAAATGGAAGCATCGGTATGGGGCGAAGACAAGGTGCTGCCTTTATTAAAAAAAGAATACGTCATCATTACGCTATACACCGACGACAGGGAGGAACTGCCCGAGAGTGAAAAATATGTTTCTGTAGTGAGCGGAAAGGAGCGCAGCATTAAAACTTACGGACAAAAATGGTCGGACATGCAGGCTGAATATTACGGTGTTAATGCTCAACCATATTATGTGTTGCTTGACCCCTTTACTGAGATAAAGGATAAAAACATGGTGAATACGGCTAAACTGTCGGAGCCCAGCGCCTATGATGCCGATGTTGAAAACTATGCGGCCTTTCTGCAAAAAGGGGTTGACGAATTTAAAAAACGCCATCTGTAA